One Lucilia cuprina isolate Lc7/37 chromosome 4, ASM2204524v1, whole genome shotgun sequence DNA segment encodes these proteins:
- the LOC124419276 gene encoding uncharacterized protein LOC124419276 — MLKLLFIIVYIITKTQAWTNIIGNNRLKTNDTEQQFSEQLLINLYQRKIYKGVLIFNENDRHQYCNNFLKYFQFQETPMTIITANITKQYRKYFNNQIICIVCMTYYQQNILDQLAMILYNMRYTRIIILIDQSSKQMDLKELNDFFKYSYKLKMLNVVVFFKDLCKYVQFTIFPKFELEFGLYEVNSSNIGDILPDRLRDLKGYKLRTLADHYEPRSMEYYNEKNETILNGYIARYVQTISEALNASLYFPLPIPHNKPIHHREVIKYTVNSSLDIPISIIALYETDDLLEFSYPVELIQWSFCLASCKKWYSQWHYRWPEIVINDMAIRGVLGQSFVESNNRKLSLNLINTMLMLCGLTVSTVFGCYLLTFCTQPPLEPEIKTYQDLAKSPLKVGIYLQEFLLIHNMTNGSLAYLYDNFVVLTEFADFTHLRDTFDRRYTYYTTSSKLYYYQGLESYYNTKIYRYDSGMCVSTMMQLYLSLGPNSYFLPRVDEIIMNIMQSGLMNYWISCSYRDG; from the exons ATGTTAAAATTACTCTTCATTATAGTATacattataacaaaaacacaagCATGGACTAATATAATTGGTAATAATCGTTTAAAAACTAATGATACTGAGCAACAATTTAGTGAACAACttctaataaatttatatcAGCGAAAAATCTATAAAGGTGTTCTTATATTCAATGAAAATGACAGGCATCAATATTGcaacaatttcttaaaatattttcaatttcaagaaACGCCAATGACAATAATAACTGCtaatataacaaaacaatatcgcaaatattttaataatcaaattATTTGTATAGTTTGCATGACATACtatcaacaaaatattttggatCAATTGGCTATGATTCTATACAACATGCGTTATACAcgaattattatattaatagatCAGTCGAGTAAGCAAATGGATTTGAAAGAATTAAATGACTTCTTTAAATatagttataaattaaaaatgttaaatgttgtagTATTCTTCAAAGATCTCTGCAAATATGTGCAATTTACAATATTTCCTAAATTTGAATTGGAATTTGGTTTATATGAAGTGAACTCGAGTAACATCGGTGACATATTACCAGATCGTTTGCGTGACTTAAAAGGTTATAAATTGCGTACATTAGCAGATCACTATGAACCAAGATCCATGGaatattataatgaaaagaATGAAACTATACTCAATGGTTACATAGCACGTTATGTACAAACAATAAGTGAAGCATTAAATGCTTCTCTTTACTTTCCATTACCGATACCTCATAATAAACCCATACATCATCGCgaagtaataaaatatacagTAAATTCTTCGCTTGATATACCCATTAGCATTATAGCTCTATATGAGACAGATGATCTGCTCGAATTTTCATATCCCGTTGAATTGATTCAATGGT CTTTCTGTTTGGCATCTTGTAAGAAATGGTACAGTCAGTGGCATTATAGATGGCCCGAAATTGTCATAAACGATATGGCAATACGTGGAGTATTAGGTCAATCATTCGTAGAGTctaataatagaaaattgtcaCTGAATCTCATTAATACAATGTTAATGCTGTGTGGCTTAACTGTTTCCACAGTTTTCGGTTgctatttattaacattttgcaCACAGCCACCTTTGGAGCCTGAAATTAAAACCTATCAAGATCTGGCGAAATCCCCTCTAAAAGTTGGCATTTACTTGCAGGAATTTTTACTTATTCATAATATGACAAATGGTTCATTGGCCTATTTGTATGATAATTTTGTGGTATTAACTGAATTTGCCGATTTTACACATTTACGTGATACCTTTGATCGTCGTTATACTTATTATACTACCTCCTCAAAACTATACTACTATCAGGGTTTGGAATCTTATTATAATacgaaaatttatcgatatgACAGCGGAATGTGTGTCAGTACAATGATGCAATTGTATTTATCTCTGGGTCCAAATTCATACTTTCTACCGCGGGTTGATGAAATTATAATGAATATAATGCAGTCGGGTCTTATGAATTATTGGATTAGTTGTTCATATCGTGAT GGCTGA
- the LOC111680604 gene encoding uncharacterized protein LOC111680604 encodes MEFDIYKPNGTNFYMLPERLQNLKGYKLRTIADHTEPRAMEYYNENNETVLNGYIGRFVKTISETLNSSLYFPLKIPPDVMVEYRDILGYVVNYSLDIPISSLSLYESDDQRDFSYPFEIGKWCILLPMEKPLDYKELFLLILHSQIMLITIVLIIIFTIFFYLALDKKRSFYCLHNLPEIIVNDIAIRGVLGQGFVSSVNSKLSIKLIYIMLMLSGLTVSIIFDCYMLSFSTQLPLEPSINTYQDLQKSSLKLAIAKPEIMYLHNITNGSLSFLYSKFHTFANFAEYSRFRDTFDRRFAYPTTTSKLHYYNGLEAHYSKKFFRFSSVMCPNTMMQFEFPLGPNSYFTPRINEIILNTLQSGLMDYWMSKSYLDMVATGKAIREMQLVPIKYSTSTKIPSSSSQL; translated from the coding sequence ATGGAATTTGATATATATAAACCAAATGGCACTAATTTCTATATGTTACCCGAACGCTTGCAAAATCTAAAAGGTTATAAATTACGTACCATAGCAGATCACACAGAACCGAGAGCTATGgaatattataatgaaaataatgaaactGTACTCAATGGTTATATTGGACGTTTTGTGAAAACTATAAGTGAGACTTTAAATTCTTCattatatttcccactaaaaatacCACCTGATGTTATGGTGGAATATCGGGATATATTGGGTTATGTTGTTAATTATTCACTCGATATACCAATAAGTTCTTTGTCTTTATATGAGTCAGATGATCAGCGTGATTTTTCATATCCTTTTGAAATAGGCAAATGGTGTATACTTTTGCCCATGGAAAAACCATTGGATTATAAAGAATTATTTCTGCTAATTTTACATTCTCAAATAATGCTTATCACTATagttttaatcataatatttacCATATTCTTCTATTTGGCTTTGGATAAGAAGCGGTCGTTTTATTGCCTTCACAATTTGCCAGAAATAATCGTAAATGATATAGCCATACGTGGAGTACTGGGTCAAGGTTTTGTGTCTTCCGTCAATAGCaaactttcaataaaattaatttacataatgtTAATGCTATCTGGTTTAACTGTATCCATCATATTTGATTGCTACATGCTATCATTTTCCACTCAACTGCCGTTAGAGCCTTCTATTAACACCTATCAAGATCTACAAAAATCTTCTTTAAAATTGGCCATAGCTAAACCAGaaattatgtatttacataatattacaAATGGCTCTCtatcatttttatattcaaaatttcacacttttgcaaattttgcagAATATTCACGTTTTCGTGATACTTTTGATCGTCGTTTTGCCTATCCCACCACCACCTCAAAATTACATTATTACAATGGCTTGGAAGCTCACTATAGCAAGAAGTTCTTTCGTTTTTCCTCCGTAATGTGTCCCAATACAATGATGCAGTTTGAGTTTCCTCTGGGTCCAAATTCATATTTTACACCACGCATTAATGAAATTATACTGAACACATTGCAATCTGGTCTTATGGATTATTGGATGAGTAAATCTTATTTGGATATGGTGGCAACGGGAAAGGCGATTCGT